The following proteins are encoded in a genomic region of Deinococcus betulae:
- a CDS encoding serine hydrolase domain-containing protein produces the protein MTASPRSDALLAAAFETEARRLHREFRTPGVSLALLLPGGDYYVNLGVTSLEHPLPVTEETIFQIGSTTKTLTSLVCSTLVAEGRLDLDQPVRTYLPEFRLQDEHAAEHATVRDLLTHQGGWLGDLFEDTGEGDDAVARGLDKLAESPQVVPLRGHWSYNNAGFFVAGRVIEVVTGQTFEQAVTERVFVPLGMDHSFFFTNQIMTHRFATGHNKVGEEFRAQRPWMMMRSAAPAGSSCSSTAVDMAKYAHYLMDGTVPPAPTPVDEEAPEKESAPAEPPLAAVNRQSLWAERLPIGAAFNGFPGERGFIGQSWFVDEYEGTTILSHGGTTLGQTSDFWVSPDRRVAFISMTNASNGHALNRKLSEWVKREVLGLTAPELDTYEHDEGGLADFAGAYTAVGQPYKLSAESRSGALLLTIPDTAAGGIQDLNVRFIGPDRALVAGGDADGLGIEFLRNGDGVVDFMRFGGRLYPRDQVTDAPQDTEVEGTTSAATPELASQP, from the coding sequence ATGACTGCATCTCCCCGTTCAGACGCCCTGCTGGCCGCCGCCTTCGAGACCGAGGCGAGGCGCCTGCACCGCGAGTTCAGGACCCCCGGCGTCAGCCTCGCCCTGCTGCTGCCGGGCGGTGACTACTACGTGAACCTGGGCGTGACCAGCCTGGAGCACCCCCTGCCGGTGACCGAAGAGACCATTTTTCAGATCGGCAGCACCACCAAAACCCTGACCTCGCTCGTCTGTTCGACGCTGGTGGCCGAGGGCCGGCTGGACCTCGACCAACCGGTGCGGACGTACCTGCCAGAGTTCAGGCTGCAAGACGAGCACGCCGCCGAACACGCCACAGTGCGCGACCTGCTGACCCACCAGGGCGGCTGGCTGGGCGACCTGTTCGAGGACACTGGAGAAGGCGACGACGCCGTGGCGCGGGGGCTGGACAAGCTGGCCGAGTCGCCCCAGGTCGTGCCCCTGCGTGGCCACTGGAGTTACAACAATGCGGGGTTTTTTGTGGCCGGGCGCGTCATTGAGGTCGTGACCGGGCAAACCTTCGAGCAGGCCGTGACCGAGCGGGTCTTTGTGCCCCTGGGCATGGACCACAGCTTCTTTTTCACGAACCAGATCATGACCCACCGCTTTGCCACCGGCCACAACAAGGTGGGCGAGGAATTCAGGGCGCAGCGGCCCTGGATGATGATGCGCTCGGCCGCCCCGGCTGGCAGCAGCTGCTCGTCAACCGCCGTGGACATGGCGAAGTACGCCCATTACCTCATGGACGGCACGGTGCCGCCGGCGCCAACCCCCGTGGACGAAGAGGCGCCGGAAAAGGAGTCAGCCCCCGCCGAGCCGCCCCTGGCCGCCGTGAACCGCCAGAGCCTGTGGGCCGAGCGCCTGCCCATCGGCGCTGCGTTTAACGGCTTCCCCGGCGAACGCGGATTCATTGGCCAGAGCTGGTTTGTGGACGAGTACGAGGGAACGACCATCCTCAGCCACGGCGGCACCACGCTGGGTCAGACCTCGGATTTCTGGGTCTCGCCAGACCGCAGGGTCGCGTTTATCAGCATGACCAACGCCAGCAACGGGCACGCCCTGAACCGCAAGCTCAGCGAGTGGGTCAAGCGCGAGGTGTTGGGCCTTACGGCCCCCGAACTGGACACTTATGAACACGATGAGGGTGGCCTGGCCGACTTTGCAGGCGCCTACACCGCCGTTGGGCAACCGTACAAGCTCAGCGCCGAGTCGCGGAGCGGGGCGCTGCTCCTCACCATTCCCGACACCGCGGCCGGGGGCATACAGGACCTGAATGTGCGCTTTATCGGGCCCGACCGCGCCCTGGTTGCGGGCGGCGACGCGGACGGCCTCGGGATAGAGTTTTTGCGCAACGGGGACGGTGTGGTTGACTTCATGCGCTTTGGGGGGCGGCTGTATCCGCGCGACCAGGTGACGGACGCCCCGCAGGACACTGAGGTGGAGGGGACCACCAGCGCGGCCACACCCGAGTTGGCCTCTCAGCCGTGA